tgaacacaaaaaaaaacaaattgttagAATACCAGAAAAtgtattaaataaaaacgcATCGACTCATTATCTATGCTGACGGTATTATCTAAGTTTTGATAATTAAAGTCGTGAATTTATTAAGTTATTCATCGTGATGAAACGGTTTTTAAGGTTCATGCATGCATGCAATATAATAGTTATCAGAAGAAATGGTAATGGAACGTTATACAAAACGATGGATATGTTGCAAAGAAATGCGCGCACGAAAAGTTTTCGGAAGCAAATAAGCTTCATGAATGTTATGTGTCTAATATCGCATATTCAGTTTCATAGCACTCTAGCTATGGCTGCTTCCTTTATTATTTTGCAATGAATTCAACACTTACGCTGAAAATTCGACGTAATGCGTATCGAAGACTTTCTGAAGATGCGGAGATTCTTCTCGACGattctttattttctttaatattttttaaaacgaatacAGTCAGCGACTTTGAGAAAAGTGACGCATTTTCTTTCAGctatttttcagctgatccagtCATACTAAGAAAAGTGTCTATACGGGTGAAAAAGTTACAAGCTTATGGTAGTGGTAAATGGTAAAGccgtttattttttgtataagTGGATCAGCTCTTATGAAATCTATCTCTTATTTCAAACTCGCCGACTGTAGtccttttataaaatgaaGGAGCAGTGAGTACGTGGTCACTCGCCTTTTCTTCATGACCTCACTGATTCTTCATGAACTCGTCGTTCCTTCAAAATAATCGTCGATTCTCATGTCGTCGAATTTTCCGCACAATAATGCAACTGTAGCTATTGATTGATCTATTTTCATACGTGGGTCCTGAatgattttctaaaattttctttaaatgccCTGTGAGATATCTacgataaaattgtaaatactTCACGTTTGTCTCATCCCAAGATTTCAACCACGACCAATTCCTTTCCAATTTCCATCACTTTCCCGTCATTATAAATTCGATATTCCAATCTAAttctaaaaatcaacaaaaaaaactaattcttttaaattgaaaatataattgatTGCTAACAGCCACAACCTCATACATACACGTATATGTATAACAGCCATTGTTGTATGCGGTTTgttaaaagaaagtttttttcgtctttatcTCAGCATTGGAAGTTTGGAAGATAGATACAGCGATGTAAATTATGTTTACAAATATTATGTCATGACCGTAtaatgaatatatttttacgAACTAACTAGTTTCGCTACATAAATATTAAGTGATTACATACGTTCACCACACTCAGCTATCGTAATAATTCATTCCGCTCAAAGGGCCTTTTATTCGGTTGACTTAATATAGTGAACTTTTGAATAGAACTTACCGCAGTTGGTGTGAAATTAAGTAAATTGGTTATTGTTTATTATAAATATGTTCGTGGTAGCCATTAACATAGATGGTTAAAAATTAGACTCATTACTTAGTTGACAATGTTATGGACTCCcggaatttttctcaaaatgcaATCGTTCAAAATCCAAATATTTCAGACTCCACAAAAtgctttttgtttgaattgggCTTGTTTGTTCTATCAAAATTTggctaaatattttatgttggCATTTCAAGCTTTGCCAACTATACTTCTATCAACAGCACAAAGTCAACATTTACACTGGTCGTTCTACCGTAATTAAACGGAGACCCTaacgaaaaaatataattttttaacgTAACCATTGAAACAGTAAACTTAccaaaatagaaaatcaacaataaaaacgaaagagaaaaaatccATCAACAGTCTCATCTTATGACATAACTAAAATTGATGATACCATAAAGTTTTCTGTGTCGGATATAATTGTCCAAATTGATTTCGATATATTTGGTAACATCTCTCGATGCAACCATATACTTAACATAATTATGTgattcaaatttactgaaattttcatgcaaaaatgcCATAAATTAACAGTTGCTTCTCCCAAAATTTTCGGTGTAAATTCAGTGAAACCATTGATACCTTTGTAGGTGTTTTTTATGGATAAATCCGATTGCATAAATCGTCAGACGAGTTGATTTGACAGAAAGATTATTATGGCAACAAACACCCACAACGACAATCATTGATTGTTCACACTGTGAAAGACCACCaatttttgtacattcattCACACTTCTCACTTAAGTTAGGTACAATGTGCAATTAAATGTTTACTTAATAACTGCAACAATAAATTACACTGTGTACCCTGTTTAATCAAATCATACGAGATTAATATACGCGGCGTAATCATATAAACTGCGAATTATAAAATCCGGTATGCATTAAACCATGTGAACCTTGAAGTGAAACATTCTTTCAAGTAATAACTGGTAAACGTGAATAGGTCCAAGGTAGTTTCCTAATTCCCATTATAAACATTGAGGAGATTATGTATGTCGCAGAGGGAATGAAGTACTTAGTTGATATACCTTATATCATTTCACACAGTCCGTGCAATAATTACGCCGGAAACTCTTGCGTTGTAGTCTAGTTTGCTCCACTTAAAGTTGCTTTATTCCTTCTTCGGCTTACTTTCTTTTATTCATTAGTATAGGGTTACATAGCGGAGAGTGATACcagggccggactggctcgaaaaaacCTCTTGGAGAATATATTCCTCTCATTTGTATACatctaaaaaattaaaaatttcgtaaaaacaTCCCTTCCGGAATCGCCTGTATTCacggtatggccagtccggccCTGATTGATACATTAGCGAGAGTCATTTACAATCCAAATGATAATTATGGACGCATTTGTCAACATATTGTCGTTACTGGTTAATTAGCTGAATCTGTTTTAAAACGGCAAATCATTTACCAACACAATTGCGTGACCTGTAGCGTTTATCAAAATCTGAACGCCATTTAGTCTTGCAAGAGAGTGGAATGTTTCGTAAAGAAATTAGAGGATCCACGCATGACAAAGacaaaatgtataatttcTCCTCAAACATGACAGATCACACGAAAGTTACGCACTAACCtattgcaattttcttcattaattGTTGCTCAACAAATTAACATTCAATAACATTTTGACaataatagaaatttcatttacctACATCCGATGTGATCTTCGGCAGACAGTGTTAAATGGGTTTATGTAACTAAGCCgtagaaaaacgaaaattatttaattttaatttgaaattttagatGGGCCGAAGATCCATAAACATTTGAAGTGTTTCCATTTCATATCCATCAATCCATTCATTATTTGAAGATGATTGTTAGAGATAGGGTCAATAACATGgcaaattattattatcattGTGCATGACTCAAGCGAGTATTTAATGCTACAGTCGACATAAAAAAGGCGAAAATAATAAGCATTATTTGCTGTGACTGTAGAGATTAGTGTAGAGATTATAGGTCACCTATCCATCAAATGTATATTCTTGGGAGGACGGTGAAAGCAGCCTATGGGTTTAACTGAGTTTAGAGCACTCTGGAATTTAAACTTTGTATCTACCTACCTTCGAACTTTTATGCCATTTTGTTATTTGTGGCTTCTTGTACACTTGAGCTAATTTAGTAAATTGTTGCACATCCTGACGTTAGGTGGCTCGGTTCTAGCAATGACAGTTACtattaaagtaaaatgaaGTAGTTCACTATAACTTCAAGTCAAAATCACTTCGATGGATAGCATGGACAAGCCGACCCGAGATTCATGGTTACCAAAACTTCGAGTTCTCTTTTTTACTTATTCGATTAGAATTATTCCCTCCTAATAATCAGTACGAAACATTCAGATCTCAGCCACAACCATCTGCATGTCAAGCGATGGTAGATAATCGCTGTTGCTGGACGCGGGGTAAAGTATTGGGCGGTTCGTCGGTATTAAATACAATGCTTTACATTCGCGGTAATAAAAGAGATTTCAATCAATGGGAATCGTTCGGAAATCCGGGTTGGGGTTACCGAGACGTGCTGCCGTATTTCCGCAAATCGCAGGACCAACGAAATCCGTATTTAGcaagaaatgtaaaacatCATGGAAGTGGTAAATGAATGATTAAGAGAGAAGGAGTTCCGACCCGTCGATATATAATTAAACTAATGTTACAGGAGGGTATTTAACGGTAGAAGATGCACCGTATCATACTCCGTTGGGAGCCGCATTTCTACAAGCAGGCGAAGAAATGGGATACGACATAGTCGACGTAAATGGTGAACAACAAACTGGATTTGCATTCTACCAATTTACAATGAGGCGTGGATCACGATGCAGTACGGCGAAGGCTTTTTTGCGTCCGATAAGGTTGAGAAAGAATTTGCATGTATCCCTACAATCGCATGTGACTCGAATTATTGTCGATCCGAAAACGAAACGTGCTACTGGCGTTGAATTCTTCAAAGAGGGTGGGCCACTACAACTCGTTTACGCAAAACGGGAAGTAATCTTATCGGCTGGTGCGATTGGATCGCCCCATATTCTGTTAAATTCTGGCATCGGACCGAGAAAACATCTTGAAAGCGTCGGAGTTCAGGTGGTGCACGACCTTCCAGGAGTCGGACAAAATCTTCAAGATCATGTTGCTATTGGAGGACTCGCATTTACTATAAATAAACCAGCTGGAATTGTGGCCAATAGGATGATCAATCTTAACTCGGCTATAAGATACGCCATCGCCGAAGAAGGACCACTGACCAGTAGCGTTGGCTTGGAAGTGGTTGCCTTTATCAACACAAAGTATGCAAATAGGAGTGATGACTGGCCAGATATGAACTTTCTGATGACGAGCGCTTCGATATTCTCGGATCAGCAAGTGAAGTTAGCGCACGGCTTGAAACCTGAATTCTACAGGGACATGTATAGTGAACTGCTAGACAAAGACGCATTCAGCATACTACCGATGATCTTACGACCGAAATCACGAGGTTTCATCAAACTCAGATCCAGGAATCCTCTAGATTATCCATTACTGTATCACAACTACTTAACACATCCGGAAGATATTGCAGTGATGCGCGAAGGTGTAAAATTAGCTATTGCCACTGCTGAAACTCAAGCGCTAAAGGAGTTCGGAGCACAGTTCCACAACAAACCACTGCCGAATTGTCGACATTTGCCTCGTTACACCGACGAATATTGGGAGTGCGTAATCAAACAGTATACGATGACCATTTATCATATGTCCGGTACATGCAAAATGGCCCCGAACACTGACCCAATGGCCGTGGTGAATCATAGATTGCAGGTACATGGAATTAAGGGATTACGAGTAATCGACGCCAGTATAATGCCAACAGTAACGAGCGGTAACACAAATGCACCGACTATTATGATTGGAGAAAAGGGAGCAGATCTTGTGAAAGCTTTGTGGCTCCGGGAAGAGATGTTCCAGACTGGGCGttacaaacgaaaaattaacgaaaccAAAGAAGctgaaaaatagaatttaagTGCAGCCAAATGATCCATAGAAGCTAGGACGAATGTCTCTCtagaaaatataaacaaaaagaCTTATCTTGTACATAATTGCTCTTTCGTATAGTAATGATGTTATGGgggttaaataaaatgaagttaAAACTGTCCGTGTAAGTGGAGGGAGCAACATTATGAAAATCATCTCGTTTGCATTACTTTCGATGATGTGAAAACGTCTCAGGTAAATGCTTCAGAGGGTGAAGTACATTTCGAggtagattttgtttcaatgatacaattaacaaaagaagtagcagatgtCAATGATTGTATCGAGATATAAATTTCGTTTGTAAAacgttttaaaattgaaaaatgtaatttgcaCACTTTATTGGTAAGTAAGGCTTGTGCCAAGGTGGGAAATAAAGGCTAGTTAGAGCATTATCTATGTTAAATAAGAAATTAAGGTCGTGTAATAAGTACACGAAAATAGGTTAGCTGAATTGCAGTTTCCAATTTCCTGTCTAATCATCTTCACATAAAAGAAGTAAATTATCGTAATCTGCGAGGGAAAGTGAAACCAGCCCACCTTCTTCCACTGATGATGTGAATGGTATATGTATCAAAATGTTCTAGAATTCACAATTCACATTGGTATGTTCCGAGGAAGTTTATATTTTGTGAATAGACTTTAACTGGAATTATAGTAtagaaaaatacaaatttttccgGAAAAGATGGATTCAAATAGTCCGATTGAAACAAATAACCTTCGGAAAAATCGAGGCTGACCTTCCTTGTAACTGAATTTAGATAATGCCAATTTACTCCTACGATGTGACAACTTACTATTTTCATACCACTGAAATTGCGGTTGACAAAGGCTCGGAACCTGAAACATGAATGTTTTCATGTCAAATTCAGATTTCTTTTCAGCAAACCTAAACCTTATTTGAGCCGGAAAAATTGAGTTCAaggtcaagggacctgactaAGTTTATCGGATAGATTTCTATGTACTACTAGATAGCAAATCCATTCCAGTTGATATGTAAAGTGAAATCAACAATGTTTTTTGAACTTTCAATATCCTATGTACATGAACGCAACTCCAATTTACAGGGTGTTTTCAGTGCCACCTTTTCCAAATGGAAACTTTGAGTAAGTTCCCGTGACGCAAGAAAAACTGTTAcccgaaaatttttattcatttttcaatgtgcCGGTGGGGTGGTGCCCACGAGGTATTTTTGCATCTCCATTTGGCAAAGCTTATATCTGTATCCAAGGTTGTAGAATATGAGGAGGTTACGCCGATCGCCATTTTTTTACTAGGGCCGTAGCACAAATAAGAATGGCACTATTGGTAACTCTAACTGCATTTTATGTGAATTGAAATTGCgctaaaattttgtatgaaaattacagcAAAGTTCAGTGGATTTTTGCGATTACGGATTACGGCGTAACCATATACAACCTTGTCTGCATCTACACATACatagaaaagaaaagttaATAAATTAGGGTACCATCAGACTACGTTGCCAAGACGCaacgataaaaaaacaaaGTAATAATTACGAAATCCACCATCACAATTTCTCTAACTTGCCGAAGCTTTGCAGAGCTTAAATTTGAGTAATGAATGAATGACCAATCACAACACTTTGCGTTTTactataaatttgaaatacacTTGCTTTTTCACCTCTATTTCTAATATTGACCCTATCAAGTACAGtaatgaaatggaaaacaaaatttcagatCTCAACCGCAATCGTCGGCTTGCCAAGCAATGAAAGATAAGCGATGCTGTTGGACACGAGGTAAAGTTATTGGCGGCTCATCAGTGCTTAATACAATGCTCTACATTCGTGGCAACAAACGAGATTTCGATCAGTGGGAGTCGCTTGGTAATCCAGGATGGGGCTACGAAGACATTTTGCCATATTTTAGAAAGTCCGAAGACCAGCGGAATCCCTATTTGGCGAAAAATAAGCGACAACACGGAACCGGTACATGTTTCTGAATTGTTCGAAGATTACACACAAGAACTAACCGAATACCTTTTAATTTGCAGGTGGTTACATGACCGTGCAAGATGCTCCATTTAACACTCCCTTGGGTGTTGCTTTTTTGCAAGCTGGTGAAGAAATGGGCTATGACATAATTGACGTGAATGGTGAGCAGCAAACTGGATTCGCCTTTTATCAATTCACGATGAGACGTGGAACGAGATGCAGTGCAGCCAAAGGATTTTTACGTCCGGTCAGAACGAGAAAAAATCTTCATGTCGCTCTCTTCTCGCATGTCACAAAAATAATCATTGATGAAACGACCAACAGAGCAATTGGAGTGGAGTTCCTGCGTTATGGAAAGATGCGACGAGCATTTGCTAAGCGAGAAGTTATTTTATCGGCCGGAGCGATTGGATCTCCTCATTTGCTAATGCTTTCTGGCATTGGACCGCGAAAGAACTTAGAAGAAGTCGGTGTTCCAGTAATAAAAGATGCGCCAGGCGTCGGACGAAATCTGCAAGATCACATTGCCATTGGTGGTCTAGTGTTTCGTATTGATCCTAAAATCAGTTTAACATTTTCACGGTCGGTCAACTTGAATTCGGCAATTCGTTATGCAGTCACCGAGGACGGACCACTGACCAGTAGTGTTGGATTAGAAGTGACCGCTTTCATTAATACGAAATATGCTAATAGATCTGACGATTGGCCGGACATGAATCTATTTTTTACCAGTGCGTCAACGCCATCTCTTCCGCAAGTTCGGGTAGCGCATGGACTGACTGACGAATTTTATAATGAAGTTTTTGGTGAAATTGATGGGGAAGATGTGTTTGGTGTGTTTCCGATGATTCTTCGACCGAAAAGGTGAGGACtgatttgaatataaaattctTGAGGTAATGTTCTGGGTTAATGGATAGTTTGGCAAAgaaattactttttctttGAGGTAATTGGATTAAATTTTCCCTTCatccaaaatataaaaaagtgaTTTGCGCCCTCTTGTATGTTTACCCGTAACCGGGGTAATAAAAGACCTCGTATTTCCATAGCTGAAAACCAATTAGAAATAATGGCTAGTAGCTAGCTATATATTCCACGACAACTAGAAAAATGAGTGAAGCTATAGCTATAGTATAACGTatgttgaaactaatgaagtacaagattttgtatctaATACTGGGTCGCAACACTTTTATAAAGCTTCtaagaaatatttcaacatttaaaGTCTTACCCAAAGGCACATAGCCTTCCAACAAGAGAACCAGTTCAAAGTTACATACCtggaatttaaaagaaaaaaataaattagaaaacaaaatcatttttaacgaACACtcagtaaaacaaaaacaacttttCAGTCGTGGCTTCATCAAACTGCAATCAAAAAATCCGTTACGATATCCACTACTATACCACAACTATTTAACGCATCCCGACGACGTAGCAGTGATGAGAGAAGGCGTTAAAGCAGCCGTTTCCGTCGGTGAAACACATGCAATGAAACAATTCGGATCGAGGTTTCACGATAAAACGTTGCCGAACTGTAAGGGTATACCAAAGTTTACCGACGAGTACTGGGAATGCGTCGTTCGGCAATACACGATGACCATTTACCATATGTCATGCACAGCAAAAATGGGTCCACCCAGCGATCCGTGGGCAGTCGTGGATCCGCAGTTACGTGTGTACGGTATTAAGGGATTACGTGTAATCGACGCCAGTATAATGCCGGAAATAACCAGTGGAAATATCCATGCACCAGTGTTGATGATTGCGGGTAAAAGGAATTTTCAGTGGAAATATGATTGATCGATTGGAttcattggaaattttttgtttcagaaAAAGGTGCCGATCTCATTAAAGAATTATGGTTGCAGGAGGCATTCGAGGAGCGGAGACGGCGCTATTCAAACGATACATTCGACAATAATTTGTAGTTGAAATTGTTTAGACAAATGTGTAAATATTTTAGATGTggggaatgaaaattgtgctCAATACCATCAGATActgactgaaaaatttaaattaattttgtgtaaataaaaacgttttttgtgATCGAGCATGACTATTTACTACGTTATTGTGACAACTTTGGCCCACAAATGTACTGAAGAATCCGCCAAAGTTGTTGACAAATTACTATGGAGTGCAATTTCCGAATAGTCGTCTGCGTATTAAAGAACCCAGAAAACACCCTCAATACAAGTTAATATTACGAATATGAGACTTGCGGTGACAAAACCTTTGAAAGGGTTATCTGTACACACATAGCCGATTTCTCAGAGAACTAAAATCAATCATTGACTGCCGTTGAAACAAAAGATCCAA
This DNA window, taken from Bradysia coprophila strain Holo2 unplaced genomic scaffold, BU_Bcop_v1 contig_151, whole genome shotgun sequence, encodes the following:
- the LOC119074867 gene encoding glucose dehydrogenase [FAD, quinone] isoform X1 produces the protein MVVGLISAAAAASGVAKIVPAAITGAAKIVPIVAGAAKIVPVAIGGALKVVPVVGTVASVAGTIAAAIKTATAIIGIGKIAILPVLIASLAYYNYDLFDPENRPFNVQHVDHEYDFIIIGGGSAGSVLANRLTEISNWKVLLLEAGGHETEISDVPILSLYLHKSKLDWKYRSQPQPSACQAMVDNRCCWTRGKVLGGSSVLNTMLYIRGNKRDFNQWESFGNPGWGYRDVLPYFRKSQDQRNPYLARNVKHHGSGGYLTVEDAPYHTPLGAAFLQAGEEMGYDIVDVNGEQQTGFAFYQFTMRRGSRCSTAKAFLRPIRLRKNLHVSLQSHVTRIIVDPKTKRATGVEFFKEGGPLQLVYAKREVILSAGAIGSPHILLNSGIGPRKHLESVGVQVVHDLPGVGQNLQDHVAIGGLAFTINKPAGIVANRMINLNSAIRYAIAEEGPLTSSVGLEVVAFINTKYANRSDDWPDMNFLMTSASIFSDQQVKLAHGLKPEFYRDMYSELLDKDAFSILPMILRPKSRGFIKLRSRNPLDYPLLYHNYLTHPEDIAVMREGVKLAIATAETQALKEFGAQFHNKPLPNCRHLPRYTDEYWECVIKQYTMTIYHMSGTCKMAPNTDPMAVVNHRLQVHGIKGLRVIDASIMPTVTSGNTNAPTIMIGEKGADLVKALWLREEMFQTGRYKRKINETKEAEK
- the LOC119074867 gene encoding glucose dehydrogenase [FAD, quinone] isoform X2, producing the protein MVVGLISAAAAASGVAKIVPAAITGAAKIVPIVAGAAKIVPVAIGGALKVVPVVGTVASVAGTIAAAIKTATAIIGIGKIAILPVLIASLAYYNYDLFDPENRPFNVQHVDHEYDFIIIGGGSAGSVLANRLTEISNWKVLLLEAGGHETEISDVPILSLYLHKSKLDWKYRSQPQSSACQAMKDKRCCWTRGKVIGGSSVLNTMLYIRGNKRDFDQWESLGNPGWGYEDILPYFRKSEDQRNPYLAKNKRQHGTGGYMTVQDAPFNTPLGVAFLQAGEEMGYDIIDVNGEQQTGFAFYQFTMRRGTRCSAAKGFLRPVRTRKNLHVALFSHVTKIIIDETTNRAIGVEFLRYGKMRRAFAKREVILSAGAIGSPHLLMLSGIGPRKNLEEVGVPVIKDAPGVGRNLQDHIAIGGLVFRIDPKISLTFSRSVNLNSAIRYAVTEDGPLTSSVGLEVTAFINTKYANRSDDWPDMNLFFTSASTPSLPQVRVAHGLTDEFYNEVFGEIDGEDVFGVFPMILRPKSRGFIKLQSKNPLRYPLLYHNYLTHPDDVAVMREGVKAAVSVGETHAMKQFGSRFHDKTLPNCKGIPKFTDEYWECVVRQYTMTIYHMSCTAKMGPPSDPWAVVDPQLRVYGIKGLRVIDASIMPEITSGNIHAPVLMIAEKGADLIKELWLQEAFEERRRRYSNDTFDNNL